The following are encoded together in the Pseudoalteromonas shioyasakiensis genome:
- the pheS gene encoding phenylalanine--tRNA ligase subunit alpha: MNLENILAQALEAVASANEIAQLEDIRVNYLGKKGEITSLLKTLGKIAPEERKEAGQVINQAKQEVQTAINEKRELLASKALEEKLAAETIDVTLPGRVMPTGGLHPVTRTIERIESFFGELGFAVKSGPEVEDDFHNFDALNIPEHHPARADHDTFYFNPKLVLRTQTSGVQIRTMETEQPPLRIISPGRVYRNDYDQTHTPMFHQVEGLMVDTDVSFTELKGILHDFLRNFFEEDMEIRFRPSYFPFTEPSAEVDVMGKNGKWLEVLGCGMVHPNVLKSVGIDPEKYTGFAFGMGVERLTMLRYGVNDLRAFFENDLKFLNQFR, translated from the coding sequence ATGAACTTAGAAAATATTTTAGCGCAAGCACTTGAGGCTGTTGCCAGTGCGAACGAAATCGCGCAATTAGAAGATATCAGGGTTAATTACCTTGGTAAAAAAGGTGAAATCACCAGCTTACTTAAAACGCTAGGCAAGATTGCCCCTGAAGAGCGTAAAGAAGCAGGTCAAGTGATTAACCAAGCAAAACAAGAAGTACAAACAGCCATTAACGAAAAGCGTGAGTTACTAGCAAGTAAGGCTCTTGAAGAGAAACTAGCTGCAGAAACGATCGACGTAACTTTACCGGGTCGTGTTATGCCAACAGGTGGCTTACACCCAGTAACTCGTACTATTGAACGTATTGAAAGCTTTTTTGGTGAGTTAGGTTTTGCGGTTAAATCAGGTCCTGAAGTTGAAGATGATTTTCATAACTTTGATGCGCTAAACATTCCTGAGCATCACCCGGCGCGTGCTGATCACGATACTTTCTATTTCAACCCTAAGCTTGTGTTACGTACACAAACGAGTGGTGTACAAATCCGCACCATGGAAACTGAGCAGCCACCACTGCGTATCATCTCTCCAGGTCGTGTTTATCGTAACGATTATGACCAAACACACACGCCGATGTTCCACCAAGTGGAAGGCTTAATGGTTGATACAGATGTAAGCTTCACTGAGTTAAAAGGTATTCTGCACGATTTCTTGCGTAACTTCTTTGAAGAAGATATGGAAATTCGTTTCCGTCCTTCTTACTTCCCATTTACTGAGCCTTCAGCTGAGGTTGATGTTATGGGTAAAAACGGCAAGTGGTTAGAGGTATTAGGCTGTGGCATGGTTCACCCTAACGTTCTTAAATCAGTGGGTATTGATCCAGAAAAATACACAGGCTTCGCATTCGGTATGGGTGTAGAGCGCTTAACTATGTTGCGTTACGGCGTAAACGACTTACGTGCATTTTTCGAAAACGATTTAAAATTCCTAAACCAGTTCCGTTAA
- the pheT gene encoding phenylalanine--tRNA ligase subunit beta: MKFSEKWLREWVNPAIDTQALSEQLSMAGLEVDGVEPAAAEFTGVVVGEVVECGQHPDADKLRVTKVNVGGDELLDIVCGAPNCRQGLKVAVATVGAVLPGDFKIKKAKLRGQPSHGMLCAFVELGISEEGDGIMELPTDAPIGTDLREYLSLDDNIIDVDLTPNRGDCLGIKGLAREVGVLNSVDVNTLEIAPVAATIEDKVSIELVNDEACPRYLGRVIKGINLDAETPLWMVEKLRRSGIRSIDPVVDVTNYVLLELGHPMHAFDLNAIEGGIKVRSANAGEELVLLDGNTAKLNESTLVIADHNKALAIAGIFGGEKSGVTEETSDILLESAFFNPVAIAGQARSYGLHTDASHRYERGVDFALQKDAMERATALLLEIVGGEAGPVVEAVATDKLPKVTEVRLRRERLDRVIGHHIDDAKVTDILTRLGLDVKIVDGVWSADVPSYRFDIRIEEDLIEEVARVYGYNSIPNVAPTAKLKMTNHDESHVAVTKFRNTLVTRGYQEAITYSFVDPKAQAILHPQSDALVLPHPISVEMSAMRVSLMPGLLASLVYNQNRQQPRVRLFEHGLKFLSDENAENGVNQVAVIGGVISGLAHGEHWVQEKRSVDFYDLKGDVEALLAISNDSSRFEIKAEQSDGLHPGQSAVIYVDGKKVGFFGAVHPQVQKSLDINNTAFVFEIEMSALEKRKLPEAVAVSKFPSNRRDIAILVEDHVKSGDILNVIEKVGGNQLVDLNLFDVYKGKGIEPNYKSLAIALTLQAVDRTLEEKDINQVVDNVVAALAEQFNASLRD; the protein is encoded by the coding sequence ATGAAATTTAGTGAAAAGTGGTTAAGAGAGTGGGTTAACCCAGCAATCGACACACAGGCTCTTTCGGAACAGTTATCAATGGCTGGTCTTGAAGTTGACGGTGTTGAGCCTGCAGCAGCAGAGTTCACAGGCGTTGTAGTTGGTGAAGTGGTTGAGTGTGGTCAACACCCTGATGCTGACAAATTACGTGTAACTAAAGTAAACGTAGGTGGTGATGAGCTACTTGATATCGTGTGTGGTGCACCTAACTGTCGTCAAGGTTTAAAAGTAGCTGTTGCGACTGTTGGTGCTGTATTACCAGGCGACTTCAAAATCAAAAAAGCCAAACTTCGTGGTCAACCTTCACACGGTATGCTATGCGCATTCGTTGAGTTAGGTATCAGCGAAGAAGGCGATGGCATCATGGAATTACCAACTGATGCACCAATCGGTACTGATTTACGTGAATACTTAAGCTTAGACGACAACATCATTGATGTTGACTTAACACCAAACCGTGGTGATTGTTTAGGTATTAAAGGTCTAGCGCGTGAAGTGGGCGTACTTAACAGTGTTGATGTTAATACACTTGAAATCGCACCAGTTGCTGCAACGATTGAAGACAAAGTATCAATTGAGCTTGTAAATGATGAAGCGTGTCCCCGTTATTTAGGTCGTGTAATCAAAGGTATTAACCTTGATGCAGAAACACCTCTTTGGATGGTAGAAAAGCTGCGTCGCAGTGGTATTCGCTCAATTGACCCTGTTGTTGATGTAACAAACTACGTGTTATTAGAGCTAGGTCACCCAATGCACGCATTTGATTTAAATGCGATTGAAGGTGGTATTAAAGTACGTAGCGCAAACGCGGGTGAAGAGTTAGTTCTGTTAGATGGCAACACAGCGAAACTAAACGAGTCTACGCTTGTTATTGCTGATCACAACAAAGCGCTTGCTATTGCAGGTATTTTTGGTGGTGAAAAATCAGGTGTAACTGAAGAAACTTCAGATATCTTATTAGAAAGTGCGTTCTTTAACCCTGTCGCTATTGCGGGTCAAGCACGTAGCTACGGTCTGCACACTGATGCGTCACACCGTTACGAGCGTGGTGTCGATTTTGCACTGCAAAAAGATGCGATGGAACGTGCAACAGCATTACTTCTTGAGATTGTTGGCGGTGAAGCAGGCCCTGTTGTTGAAGCAGTAGCAACTGACAAATTACCAAAAGTAACAGAAGTGCGTTTACGTCGTGAGCGCTTAGACCGTGTAATTGGCCACCACATTGATGATGCAAAAGTAACTGATATCCTAACGCGTTTAGGTTTAGACGTGAAAATTGTTGATGGTGTATGGAGTGCTGACGTACCTAGCTATCGCTTTGATATTCGTATCGAAGAAGATTTAATTGAAGAAGTTGCGCGTGTTTACGGCTATAACAGCATTCCTAACGTTGCACCAACTGCTAAATTAAAAATGACTAACCATGACGAGTCGCATGTTGCGGTCACTAAATTCCGCAATACGCTTGTAACTCGTGGTTATCAAGAAGCAATTACTTACAGCTTTGTTGATCCAAAAGCACAAGCAATTTTACACCCGCAAAGTGATGCGCTTGTATTGCCACACCCAATTTCGGTTGAAATGTCGGCAATGCGCGTGAGCTTGATGCCGGGTCTATTAGCGTCATTAGTTTACAATCAAAACCGTCAGCAACCACGTGTACGTTTATTTGAGCACGGCTTAAAATTCTTAAGTGACGAAAATGCTGAAAACGGTGTAAACCAAGTTGCTGTCATTGGTGGTGTAATCTCAGGTCTTGCACACGGTGAACATTGGGTTCAAGAAAAGCGTAGCGTTGATTTCTATGACTTAAAAGGTGATGTTGAAGCACTTTTAGCGATTAGCAATGATTCATCACGTTTTGAGATAAAAGCAGAGCAGTCTGATGGCTTACACCCAGGCCAATCAGCCGTTATTTATGTTGATGGTAAAAAAGTAGGTTTCTTTGGTGCCGTGCACCCACAAGTGCAAAAGTCACTAGATATCAACAACACAGCATTTGTGTTTGAAATCGAAATGTCTGCACTAGAAAAAAGAAAATTACCAGAAGCAGTAGCAGTGTCGAAATTCCCGTCAAACCGCCGTGATATCGCGATTTTAGTGGAAGATCACGTAAAATCTGGCGATATTTTAAATGTCATAGAAAAAGTTGGCGGAAATCAATTGGTTGACCTAAACTTATTCGATGTGTATAAGGGCAAAGGTATTGAGCCAAATTATAAGAGTTTGGCGATTGCTCTAACACTGCAAGCGGTTGATAGAACGCTCGAAGAGAAAGATATCAATCAAGTAGTTGATAATGTGGTGGCCGCACTGGCCGAACAATTTAACGCATCGTTGAGGGACTAG
- the hda gene encoding DnaA regulatory inactivator Hda gives MAVLEPMQMALPVTLPDDETFTSYFGGENSLEVSHLKDAFTKLSNKFQYTYLCGLGDSGKSHLLYATCIHAQERGLSTMLLSMREVIDYGPVVLEGLENLDVLCIDDVHLVAGNDAWEKGLFNFFNRFNEPGKYLVVTADLLPDMLHINLPDLVSRLKWGTTLQIRSMSDDDKAEALVRRAHMRGLELTDECARFLLTRLSRDMRALLDVLDKLDHASMAAQRKLTIPFIKSTLKL, from the coding sequence ATCGCAGTGCTAGAACCAATGCAAATGGCATTGCCAGTTACTTTGCCTGATGATGAAACATTTACTTCTTATTTTGGTGGCGAAAACTCTCTTGAAGTGAGTCACCTTAAAGATGCGTTCACAAAGCTCAGTAATAAATTTCAATATACCTACTTATGCGGTTTAGGTGATTCAGGTAAATCGCACTTATTGTACGCGACCTGTATTCACGCCCAAGAGCGCGGTTTATCAACCATGTTACTTTCAATGCGTGAAGTGATTGATTATGGTCCTGTGGTGCTTGAAGGCCTCGAAAATCTTGATGTGTTATGCATCGATGACGTGCACTTGGTGGCAGGGAACGATGCGTGGGAAAAAGGGTTATTTAACTTTTTCAATCGCTTTAATGAGCCGGGCAAATACCTTGTGGTCACAGCTGATTTATTACCTGACATGCTGCATATTAACTTACCGGATTTAGTATCGCGTTTGAAGTGGGGCACAACATTACAAATTCGCTCAATGAGTGATGATGATAAAGCAGAGGCCCTCGTACGTCGTGCTCACATGCGCGGCCTAGAACTGACCGATGAATGCGCGCGATTTTTATTAACGCGATTAAGCCGCGATATGCGTGCATTATTAGACGTTTTAGACAAACTTGACCATGCCTCAATGGCTGCGCAAAGAAAATTAACAATTCCTTTTATAAAATCAACGTTAAAGCTTTAG
- a CDS encoding M14 family metallopeptidase, with translation MKITSNFDSGNIKVIEAVDPLNIQLEINKDNQSDFFQWFHFRLETTAFQNHKLHINNLENSAYPDGWEGYHAVASYDRQTWFRVPSEYANGTLSFEVEPECSSMYFAYFAPYSYDRHLDLLAWAQSQHACELETLGETLDGRDMSVLRVGIPSSEKKKIWITARQHPGETMAEWYVEGLLHKLLDDEDPHAAALLSKAVFYIVPNMNPDGSVRGHLRTNAKGVNLNREWQTPSMENSPEVFLVLNKMRETGLDMHLDIHGDEAIPYNFVAGSEGIPGYDDRLKELEDSFKAALLTVTPEFQDEHGYPKDEPGQANLTVGSSAVAHEFNALAYTVEMPFKDNDDLPDPDYGWSDRRSYQFGQDTLAAIVNVVDKLR, from the coding sequence ATGAAAATCACCAGCAATTTTGACAGTGGTAATATCAAGGTTATTGAAGCCGTTGATCCACTGAATATTCAATTAGAAATCAATAAAGACAATCAGTCTGATTTTTTCCAGTGGTTTCACTTTCGTCTTGAAACAACTGCGTTTCAAAACCATAAATTACACATTAATAATCTAGAGAACTCAGCATACCCTGATGGCTGGGAAGGTTATCATGCGGTTGCATCATACGACCGTCAAACTTGGTTCCGTGTCCCATCTGAGTACGCAAACGGCACACTATCATTTGAAGTAGAGCCTGAGTGTAGCAGCATGTACTTTGCTTACTTTGCGCCTTACAGCTATGACCGCCACTTAGATTTATTAGCATGGGCACAAAGTCAGCATGCTTGTGAATTAGAAACATTAGGCGAAACCCTTGATGGTCGCGACATGAGTGTTTTACGTGTGGGCATTCCTAGCAGTGAGAAGAAAAAAATCTGGATCACGGCGCGCCAGCACCCAGGCGAAACTATGGCTGAGTGGTATGTTGAAGGTTTACTTCATAAATTACTTGATGATGAAGACCCACATGCAGCGGCATTATTATCTAAAGCTGTATTCTACATCGTGCCAAATATGAACCCAGATGGCAGTGTGCGTGGTCACCTACGTACTAACGCGAAAGGCGTTAACTTGAACCGTGAATGGCAAACACCGAGCATGGAAAATAGCCCTGAAGTTTTCTTAGTGCTTAACAAAATGCGTGAAACGGGCCTTGATATGCACTTAGATATTCATGGTGACGAAGCAATTCCTTATAACTTTGTTGCGGGTAGTGAAGGTATTCCAGGCTACGATGATCGCTTAAAAGAGTTAGAAGACAGCTTTAAAGCTGCGCTTTTAACTGTGACGCCTGAGTTCCAAGACGAACATGGTTATCCAAAAGATGAGCCGGGCCAGGCTAACCTGACTGTCGGTTCTTCTGCTGTCGCGCATGAATTTAATGCATTAGCGTATACGGTAGAGATGCCATTTAAAGATAACGATGATTTACCAGATCCAGATTACGGCTGGTCAGATCGTCGCTCGTATCAATTTGGTCAAGATACGTTAGCGGCAATCGTTAACGTGGTTGATAAATTAAGATAA
- a CDS encoding DUF2066 domain-containing protein — MSRLLICLLLFFSSASTFAAEVTNLYQDTLKVADKSRDARLAASREALLNVLVKVSGDTSADQNPVAKQRTRDISDYMLKFEYDEKADGSLNLVVKFEANKINALIKDLGLPLWGTRRPLVAIWLGIEDNWRRELVTQESYPQLEQLIYDKAGRRGLPVVVPLLDLQDRAIVGIPEVWGNFSEPVERASSRYSAERSITARMYQQADSETWILDWRFTNAELFDTNRLMGDKQQIVADMIDSLAGGLAAEYAIDPTMIGQLATATFYLKGINNFVDIEFAKRRLESLSVVTRAVISVRTPDTVQFIVNHTGSMNDFRKALELDSAFKAYQDPRDFYQVVDSDELEYQWQGL; from the coding sequence GTGTCTAGATTACTTATTTGTTTATTATTATTTTTTTCGAGTGCTTCAACCTTTGCTGCTGAGGTGACTAATTTATATCAAGATACCCTTAAAGTTGCAGACAAATCACGTGATGCGCGTTTGGCAGCAAGCCGTGAAGCACTGCTAAATGTGCTAGTGAAAGTGAGTGGTGACACAAGCGCAGATCAAAACCCTGTTGCGAAGCAGCGCACTCGCGACATTTCAGATTACATGCTCAAATTTGAATATGACGAAAAAGCAGATGGCAGTTTAAATCTGGTTGTTAAGTTTGAAGCAAATAAGATTAATGCATTAATCAAAGATCTTGGTCTGCCATTATGGGGGACACGTCGTCCTTTAGTGGCTATCTGGTTAGGTATTGAAGATAACTGGCGCCGTGAACTGGTTACCCAAGAGTCTTACCCGCAGCTCGAACAGCTTATATACGACAAAGCAGGTCGCCGTGGTTTACCTGTGGTTGTGCCATTACTAGATTTACAAGACCGCGCCATTGTTGGTATCCCAGAAGTGTGGGGTAATTTCTCTGAGCCTGTAGAGCGAGCTTCAAGCCGTTATAGTGCAGAGCGCAGTATTACTGCAAGAATGTATCAACAAGCTGATTCAGAAACTTGGATCCTTGATTGGCGTTTTACTAATGCGGAATTATTCGATACCAATCGTTTGATGGGTGATAAGCAGCAAATTGTTGCAGATATGATTGACAGTTTAGCGGGTGGCTTAGCAGCAGAATATGCCATTGATCCAACGATGATTGGCCAACTTGCTACAGCTACTTTCTATCTTAAAGGTATCAATAACTTTGTTGATATTGAATTTGCTAAACGCCGTTTAGAAAGCTTAAGTGTTGTTACTCGCGCTGTGATATCTGTACGTACGCCTGATACCGTACAATTTATAGTTAATCATACTGGCAGCATGAACGACTTTAGAAAAGCGTTAGAACTTGATAGTGCCTTTAAAGCCTATCAAGACCCGCGTGATTTTTATCAAGTGGTCGATAGCGACGAACTTGAATATCAGTGGCAGGGGCTTTAA
- the ihfA gene encoding integration host factor subunit alpha produces the protein MALTKADIAEHLFEKLGINKKDAKDLVEAFFEEIRSALEKGEQVKLSGFGNFDLRDKKERPGRNPKTGEDIPISARRVVTFRPGQKLKTRVEVGTSKAK, from the coding sequence ATGGCGCTTACTAAAGCCGACATAGCTGAACACCTATTTGAAAAACTCGGGATCAATAAAAAAGATGCCAAAGATTTAGTTGAAGCGTTTTTTGAAGAAATCCGCTCAGCGCTAGAAAAAGGCGAGCAGGTTAAGCTCTCTGGATTTGGTAACTTTGATCTTCGAGACAAGAAAGAACGTCCAGGCCGCAATCCGAAAACAGGTGAAGATATTCCTATTTCGGCGCGCCGAGTTGTGACTTTTAGACCAGGTCAGAAGCTAAAAACTCGTGTAGAAGTTGGCACAAGCAAAGCAAAATAA
- a CDS encoding alanine/glycine:cation symporter family protein — MEALVSAVNDIIWSSALIYLCLGAGLFYSILTRFAQVRHFKEMCKLLLSSNNSDTGISSFQALAVSLSGRVGVGNIAGVAAAIGFGGPGAIFWMWIVAFLGASTAYAESTLGQIYKSEEDGQYRGGPAFYFDRCLQQKWLAVLFAVSAIIACGVFLPGVQANAVGNAFTQVFGEGTLVSTSFGEVGSFKLVALAIILIVLAFIIFGGIKRIANFTQIVVPFMALGYIVLALIVVFLNLDKVPGIFSMILSDAFTAQAGFGAAIGWGVKRGIYSNEAGQGTGPHAAAAAEVDHPAQQGLVQAFSVYVDTIFVCTATALMILITKQYNIVGELPAGQFIVQNVDAATEVGSAAFTQMALFSVFGGFGEAFVGIALFFFAFTTILAYYYIAETNVAYLNRYFKGNIPLVIVKLVIMFMVAYGMVNSSGYIWNIGDIGVGLMAWINIVGILAIFFVAKPALNCLRDYEDQKKAGGEITFDPVKLGIKNATFWEKRLAEKAKQKQ; from the coding sequence ATGGAAGCTTTAGTAAGCGCCGTTAACGACATAATTTGGAGTAGTGCACTCATTTATTTATGTCTAGGTGCAGGTCTGTTTTATTCTATTTTAACCCGATTCGCACAAGTTAGACATTTTAAAGAAATGTGTAAGTTATTGCTTAGCTCTAATAATTCAGATACGGGTATTTCTTCGTTCCAAGCACTTGCTGTATCGTTATCAGGCCGTGTTGGTGTAGGTAATATTGCCGGTGTTGCTGCAGCAATCGGCTTTGGTGGCCCGGGTGCGATTTTCTGGATGTGGATAGTTGCGTTTTTAGGCGCAAGTACTGCGTATGCCGAGTCAACACTCGGTCAAATTTATAAATCAGAAGAAGACGGCCAGTATCGTGGTGGCCCAGCATTTTACTTCGACCGTTGCTTACAGCAAAAGTGGCTAGCCGTATTATTTGCAGTATCAGCGATTATTGCTTGTGGCGTGTTTCTTCCGGGCGTTCAAGCAAATGCGGTAGGTAATGCATTCACACAAGTCTTTGGTGAAGGCACATTAGTAAGCACTAGCTTTGGCGAAGTAGGTAGCTTCAAGCTAGTTGCGCTTGCAATTATCTTAATTGTGCTAGCATTTATCATCTTTGGCGGCATTAAACGTATCGCAAACTTCACACAAATAGTGGTGCCATTTATGGCGCTAGGCTACATTGTACTAGCTTTAATCGTGGTGTTCTTAAACCTAGATAAAGTGCCAGGTATTTTCTCAATGATCTTATCTGATGCATTCACAGCGCAAGCCGGCTTTGGTGCTGCTATTGGTTGGGGTGTTAAACGTGGTATTTATTCAAACGAAGCAGGCCAAGGTACGGGCCCGCATGCAGCTGCTGCAGCTGAAGTTGATCACCCAGCTCAACAAGGCTTAGTGCAAGCTTTCTCTGTTTATGTTGATACAATTTTTGTTTGTACAGCAACCGCGTTAATGATTTTAATCACAAAACAGTACAATATTGTGGGTGAATTACCTGCAGGTCAATTCATTGTGCAAAACGTTGATGCTGCAACTGAAGTTGGCTCTGCTGCTTTTACTCAAATGGCATTATTTAGCGTATTTGGTGGCTTTGGTGAAGCATTCGTTGGTATTGCTTTATTCTTCTTCGCATTTACCACAATTCTTGCTTATTACTATATTGCTGAAACTAACGTTGCTTATTTAAACCGTTATTTCAAAGGCAATATTCCACTGGTTATTGTTAAGCTTGTCATCATGTTTATGGTGGCTTACGGTATGGTAAACAGCTCAGGTTATATCTGGAATATTGGTGATATTGGCGTAGGCTTAATGGCGTGGATCAACATTGTGGGTATTTTGGCTATTTTCTTTGTCGCAAAACCTGCTCTTAACTGCTTACGTGATTACGAAGATCAAAAGAAAGCCGGTGGCGAAATCACTTTTGATCCCGTTAAATTAGGCATTAAAAATGCGACTTTCTGGGAAAAGCGTCTAGCTGAAAAGGCGAA
- a CDS encoding DUF2989 domain-containing protein, whose product MLLRASVLLGLLALAGCEDPLTLAKVCDETPGFCSDLNKDSHCKEQRAEVIIQRYVEYKSPTDENKYQLLKDFEKYDQCVSLAAKIEHIKLKEKTTSRVEGHLTSIKEMTRIFQDTKNTDHPGLLYYHWSRNNDQSALTKLLALEEKQDKRVTEDAEMQFFLASYYVKFDDEKTIDLLYKTLELNKAGEAPNPEIYPTLVSLFYKHEKYKHAYTFARVAQLSGYEDVDILPIEHQLAAAGKSLDSLDDLAQKTYDSIQEGSFVSPRGF is encoded by the coding sequence ATGTTATTAAGAGCAAGCGTGTTGCTTGGTTTATTGGCATTAGCAGGTTGTGAAGATCCGCTTACACTTGCGAAAGTGTGCGACGAAACACCTGGCTTCTGCAGTGATTTAAATAAAGATAGTCACTGTAAAGAGCAACGTGCCGAGGTTATCATTCAACGTTATGTTGAATATAAGTCACCAACAGACGAAAACAAATACCAATTATTAAAAGACTTTGAGAAATACGATCAATGTGTGTCGCTTGCCGCCAAGATTGAGCACATAAAACTAAAAGAAAAAACCACGTCACGTGTTGAAGGTCATTTAACAAGCATCAAAGAAATGACACGAATTTTTCAAGATACCAAAAACACTGACCACCCAGGTTTGTTGTATTACCATTGGTCACGTAATAACGACCAATCAGCGTTAACTAAGTTACTCGCTCTTGAAGAAAAACAAGATAAACGCGTAACTGAAGATGCCGAAATGCAGTTTTTCTTAGCAAGCTACTACGTGAAGTTTGATGATGAAAAAACCATTGATTTGCTATACAAAACGCTAGAGCTAAACAAAGCAGGTGAAGCACCCAACCCTGAGATCTACCCTACTCTTGTTAGCTTATTCTACAAACATGAAAAGTATAAGCATGCCTACACCTTTGCACGTGTAGCACAATTATCAGGGTATGAAGATGTCGATATTTTACCTATCGAGCATCAACTCGCTGCCGCAGGCAAAAGCCTGGACAGCTTAGATGATTTAGCACAAAAAACTTACGACAGTATCCAAGAAGGAAGCTTCGTATCACCACGCGGGTTTTAG
- a CDS encoding glyceraldehyde-3-phosphate dehydrogenase → MTSSHELEYTSSWQERQDYAESMQPIIGRLYRNRGIEIAVYGRPLVNASTIDIIKAHKTVAQFEGTKLRLRESFPFLEAISKMDLNSARIDIGKLAYGYLFNDAAKGRSVEEYLTDELAEIANSERKEPRDVVLYGFGRIGRLLARLLIEKSGPYADLRLRAIVVRGGKDGDLEKRASLLRRDSIHGPFNGSITIDKERNAIKANGSYIQVIYANSPSEVDYTAYGIENALVVDNTGIWKDEAGLGQHLEAKGAAKVLLTAPAKGNIKNIVYGVNNQDIKSEDKIVCAASCTTNAITPTLKALNDKFGIKNGHVETVHSYTNDQNLIDNYHKAERRGRAAALNMVITSTGAAKAVSKALPELEGKLTGNAIRVPTPNVSMAILNLNLEKGTTVEELNAFLRETALHSDLRDQIDYTASTEIVSTDLVGSRYAGVVDSQATIVDDNRVVLYVWYDNEFGYSCQVVRCMRDMAEVTFPSLPR, encoded by the coding sequence ATGACCTCATCTCACGAGTTAGAATACACAAGCAGCTGGCAAGAACGTCAAGATTACGCAGAAAGTATGCAACCAATTATTGGTAGACTTTACCGTAATCGTGGAATCGAAATCGCTGTATATGGCCGTCCTCTCGTTAATGCCAGTACAATCGATATCATCAAAGCGCACAAAACAGTTGCTCAGTTTGAAGGTACAAAACTACGTTTACGTGAAAGCTTCCCTTTCTTAGAAGCAATTAGCAAAATGGATTTAAACTCAGCGCGTATCGATATTGGTAAACTAGCGTATGGTTATTTGTTTAACGATGCTGCGAAAGGTCGTTCAGTTGAAGAATACTTAACTGACGAATTAGCAGAAATCGCAAACTCAGAGCGCAAAGAACCACGTGATGTTGTGTTATACGGTTTTGGTCGTATCGGTCGTTTATTAGCACGTCTTTTAATCGAAAAGTCAGGTCCATACGCAGACCTACGTTTACGTGCAATTGTTGTACGTGGTGGTAAAGATGGCGACCTAGAAAAGCGTGCAAGCTTACTTCGTCGTGACTCTATCCACGGTCCATTCAATGGCTCAATCACAATTGATAAAGAGCGTAATGCGATTAAAGCTAACGGTAGCTACATTCAAGTTATCTATGCTAATTCACCAAGCGAAGTTGATTACACAGCTTACGGCATCGAGAATGCGCTTGTTGTTGATAACACTGGTATCTGGAAAGACGAAGCAGGCCTTGGTCAGCATTTAGAAGCAAAAGGCGCAGCAAAAGTATTATTAACTGCACCAGCTAAAGGCAACATCAAAAACATCGTATACGGTGTAAACAATCAAGATATCAAATCTGAAGATAAGATTGTGTGTGCAGCAAGCTGTACAACCAATGCTATTACCCCTACGTTAAAAGCACTTAACGATAAGTTTGGTATCAAAAACGGTCACGTTGAAACAGTTCACTCGTACACAAATGACCAAAACTTAATTGATAACTACCACAAAGCTGAGCGTCGTGGCCGTGCTGCTGCACTTAACATGGTTATTACTTCAACGGGCGCTGCAAAAGCGGTTTCTAAAGCTTTACCTGAGCTTGAAGGTAAACTAACTGGTAACGCTATCCGTGTTCCTACACCAAACGTATCAATGGCTATCTTGAACTTAAATCTTGAAAAAGGTACAACTGTTGAAGAACTAAATGCGTTCTTACGTGAAACAGCACTTCATTCAGACCTTCGTGATCAAATCGATTACACAGCGTCTACTGAAATCGTATCGACTGACTTAGTAGGTAGCCGTTACGCAGGTGTTGTTGATTCACAAGCGACAATCGTAGATGACAACCGCGTTGTACTTTACGTTTGGTACGATAATGAGTTTGGCTATAGCTGTCAGGTAGTACGCTGTATGCGTGATATGGCTGAAGTAACTTTCCCAAGCTTACCTCGCTAA